The Primulina tabacum isolate GXHZ01 chromosome 10, ASM2559414v2, whole genome shotgun sequence region AAGTGTTGATTTCCAGATGCGAATTCTTGAAAGATCAGGCCTGGGTGAAGAAACGTGTTTGCCTCCTGCCATTCATCACATCCCTCCAACTCCAACCATGGAAGCTGCAAGAGGAGAAGCGGAAATGGTGATTTTTTCCGCCATCGATGATCTGATGCGGAATACAGGTATTAAACCGAAAGATATCGATATTCTTATCGTAAACTGCAGCTTGTTTTCTCCTACACCTTCCCTTTCCGCCATGGTCGTGAACAAATACAAATTAAGAAGCAATATTAAAAGTTACAATCTTTCCGGAATGGGCTGCAGCGCAGGATTGATTTCAATCGACTTAGCTAAGGATTTGCTCCAAGTTCATCCCGATTCATACGCGTTAGTAATAAGCACAGAAATCATCACTCCGAATTATTACAAGGGTTCTGAAAAATCCATGCTCCTCCCCAACTGCCTCTTCCGAATGGGTTCCGCCGCAATCCTCCTCTCCAACAAACGCCGGGACAGCCGACGTGCAAAGTATAAGCTCGTCCACGTCGTACGTACCCACAAAGGTTCTGACGATAAAGCCTACAAATGCGTGTTCGAACAAGAGGATTTACAAGGGAAAGTGGGTATAAATCTCTCTAAAGATTTAATGGTTATCGCCGGAGAAGCCCTGAAATCAAACATCACCACCACTGGTCCTCTGGTTCTCCCAGCTTCGGAACAGCTCCTCTTTCTCTTCACATTAATCGGCCGGAAAATCTTTAACCCCAAGTGGAAGCCCTACATCCCAGACTTCAAACAAGCATTTGAACACTTCTGCATACACGCCGGTGGCCGGGCGGTGATAGACGAGCTGCAGAAG contains the following coding sequences:
- the LOC142504777 gene encoding 3-ketoacyl-CoA synthase 5-like, with amino-acid sequence MPQVLPNFSSSVKLKYVKLGYQYLVNHILTFLLIPIMLGISIEILRSGPRETLTILNSLQFDFIQVLCSCFLIIFVATVYFMSKPRSIYLVDYTCYKPPVDCRVPFSTFMEHSRLILKENPKSVDFQMRILERSGLGEETCLPPAIHHIPPTPTMEAARGEAEMVIFSAIDDLMRNTGIKPKDIDILIVNCSLFSPTPSLSAMVVNKYKLRSNIKSYNLSGMGCSAGLISIDLAKDLLQVHPDSYALVISTEIITPNYYKGSEKSMLLPNCLFRMGSAAILLSNKRRDSRRAKYKLVHVVRTHKGSDDKAYKCVFEQEDLQGKVGINLSKDLMVIAGEALKSNITTTGPLVLPASEQLLFLFTLIGRKIFNPKWKPYIPDFKQAFEHFCIHAGGRAVIDELQKNLQLSAEHVEASRMTLHRFGNTSSSSLWYEISYIEAKGRMKKGDRVWQIAFGSGFKCNSAVWKCNRTIKTPAEGPWDDCMDRYPVHIPEIVKM